One genomic window of Choloepus didactylus isolate mChoDid1 chromosome 27, mChoDid1.pri, whole genome shotgun sequence includes the following:
- the LOC119521850 gene encoding NACHT, LRR and PYD domains-containing protein 2-like: MNILEKMNLTESSKPGKTQVPGKKEGERNMMETVSSLWKNKFWPEDSDNFHYNVIQRSQKFIPFLNLKTPKEPMPHTVVLQGSAGVGKTTLAKKLMLDWTEDTLNQTFRYAFYLCCKELNRMGTCTFAELIAKDWPELQDAIPEILAQPQKILFIIDGFDELRFPAGALIHDICGDWKKQKPVPVLLGSLLKRKIFHNATLLITTRPWALRDLRLLVEQPFIVEIEGFLESDRKEYFLQHFKDEDQALRAFNMMRSNAALFSMSSAPLVCWIICSCLKLQMERGEDPTPTCQTTTSLYLRFLCSRFTPAPAPCPRRYLQAPVKALCLLAAQGIWTQASVFDREDLRRLGVGERDLGPFLGKDILQRDKDCEGCYCFIHLSVQQFLAAMFYVLESEEEEDGESCKRDIGDVEKLLSKEERLKNPSLTQVGYFLFGLLNEERVKELETTFNCQMSMEVKQELLKCKAKSDENKPFSSMMGTKELFYCLYESQEREFVKDVVGHFKEMSVHLTNTFEMMYSSFCLKLCQNLQNISLQVGKGIFLENDSASELHSQVERSQNDHHCLCIWMDLCSVFSSNENLSFLEVSHSFLSDSSVRILCAQITRGTCNLRRVVIKNVSPADAYRDFCLAFVAKKTLTHLILEGCTQSDMLQLLCETLKHPKCHLQCLRLDSCSATTRQWADFSLTLKTNHSLTCLNLTSSKLLDEGVKLLCTTLIHPESSLQRLSLEDCHLTQACCKDLAAALIVNQRLTHLCLARNDLGDGGVKILCEGLGYPDCKLQNLVLWCCSVTEVGCNHLSKFLQQKSSLTHLDLGLNHIGITGLKSLCKALKDPLCNLKCLWLCGCSLNPFSCAELSSALSTNRSLISLDLGQNTLGHSGLKMLCEALRLPACPLRTLRLKIDESDTETQRVLTEMRESNPQLRIDGGNPDPRERRPSSRDFLF; the protein is encoded by the exons ATGAACATCTTGGAGAAGATGAACCTCACAGAATCGTCTAAGCCAGGAAAGACTCAAGTCCCAG gcaaaaaggagggagaaagaaatatGATGGAGACTGTTTCTTCCCTCTGGAAGAATAAATTTTGGCCAGAAGACAGTGACAATTTCCACTACAACGTCATCCAGAGGAGCCAAAAGTTCATACCGTTCCTTAATCTCAAAACGCCTAAAGAGCCAATGCCACACACGGTGGTGCTGCAGGGATCTGCTGGTGTCGGGAAAACCACACTGGCCAAGAAGTTGATGCTGGACTGGACAGAGGACACGCTCAACCAGACATTCAGATATGCCTTCTATCTCTGCTGCAAAGAACTCAACCGTATGGGGACGTGCACTTTTGCTGAGCTGATTGCCAAGGATTGGCCTGAACTGCAAGATGCTATTCCAGAGATCCTAGCCCAGCCACAGAAAATCCTGTTCATCATTGATGGCTTTGATGAGCTGAGATTCCCTGCTGGGGCACTTATTCATGATATATGTGGCGACTGGAAGAAACAGAAACCGGTGCCCGTCCTCTTGGGTAGTTTGCTAAAGAGGAAAATATTCCACAATGCAACGCTACTGATCACTACGCGGCCCTGGGCTCTGAGAGATCTCCGGCTCCTGGTTGAACAGCCGTTCATCGTAGAGATCGAGGGGTTCTTAGAGTCAGACAGGAAAGAGTATTTCTTGCAACACTTCAAAGACGAGGATCAGGCCCTGCGAGCGTTCAACATGATGAGGAGCAACGCAGCCTTGTTCAGCATGAGCTCAGCTCCCCTGGTGTGCTGGATCATCTGCTCTTGTCTGAAACTGCAGATGGAGAGGGGGGAGGACCCCACCCCGACCTGCCAGACCACCACGTCGCTGTACCTGCGTTTCCTCTGCAGCCGGTTCACACCTgcacctgccccctgcccccgtCGGTACCTCCAAGCCCCAGTGAAGGCTCTGTGCCTCCTGGCTGCACAGGGCATTTGGACACAGGCATCAGTGTTTGACAGAGAAGACCTCAGgaggcttggggtgggggagcGTGATCTCGGTCCCTTCCTGGGCAAGGATATCCTTCAGAGGGACAAAGACTGTGAGGGCTGCTACTGCTTCATCCACCTCAGTGTCCAGCAGTTTCTTGCTGCCATGTTCTATGTTCTGGAGAGCgaggaggaagaagatggggAGAGCTGCAAGAGGGATattggggatgtggagaaactgctCTCCAAGGAAGAAAGATTAAAGAACCCCAGCCTGACCCAAGTGGGATATTTCTTGTTTGGCCTCTTGAATGAAGAGAGAGTCAAGGAGCTGGAGACAACTTTCAACTGTCAGATGTCAATGGAGGTCAAACAGGAATTGCTGAAATGCAAAGCAAAGTCCGATGAGAATAAGCCCTTCTCGTCAATGATGGGCACAAAGGAACTATTTTACTGTCTCTATGAATCCCAGGAACGAGAATTTGTGAAGGACGTCGTGGGCCACTTTAAGGAAATGTCCGTTCACTTGACAAACACATTTGAAATGATGTATTCTTCGTTCTGCCTCAAGCTCTGTCAAAATTTACAGAATATCTCACTGCAGGTGGGAAAGGGGATATTTCTGGAAAATGATTCTGCATCGGAATTACATTCTCAGGTTGAGAG GTCCCAAAATGATCATCACTGTCTTTGTATCTGGATGGATCTCTGCTCTGTGTTTAGCTCAAACGAGAACCTGAGCTTTCTGGAAGTAAGTCACAGCTTCCTCAGTGACTCCTCGGTGAGGATACTTTGTGCTCAGATCACCCGTGGCACCTGTAATCTCCGGAGAGTGGT GATTAAAAATGTTTCCCCTGCCGATGCTTATCGAGACTTCTGTCTGGCCTTTGTTGCTAAGAAGACCCTGACTCACCTGATCCTGGAAGGCTGCACCCAGAGCGATATGCTGCAGCTGCTGTGCGAGACCCTGAAACACCCCAAGTGTCACCTGCAGTGTCTAAG GCTGGACTCGTGTTCAGCCACCACTCGGCAATGGGCAGATTTCTCCTTGACCCTCAAAACCAACCACTCCCTGACATGCCTGAACCTCACGTCCAGCAAGCTCTTGGATGAGGGCGTGAAGTTGCTGTGTACAACCCTGATCCACCCAGAGAGCTCCCTGCAGCGGCTGTC GTTGGAAGACTGTCATCTCACACAAGCCTGCTGCAAGGATCTCGCTGCTGCTCTGATTGTCAACCAGcggctgacacacctgtgcttggCCAGGAATGACCTCGGGGATGGAGGGGTGAAAATTCTGTGTGAGGGCTTGGGTTACCCCGACTGCAAGCTCCAGAACCTGGT GCTGTGGTGCTGCAGCGTAACGGAAGTTGGATGTAACCATCTCTCAAAGTTTCTCCAACAAAAGTCAAGTCTAACTCACTTGGATCTGGGGCTGAATCATATTGGAATTACTGGACTCAAGTCTCTGTGTAAGGCTTTGAAGGACCCTCTATGTAACCTGAAATGTCTATG GCTGTGTGGATGTTCCCTCAATCCCTTCAGTTGCGCTGAACTCTCCTCAGCTCTCAGCACCAACAGGAGCCTGATCAGTCTGGATCTGGGTCAGAACACCTTGGGGCACAGTGGACTGAAGATGCTGTGCGAGGCCTTGAGGCTTCCAGCTTGCCCCCTCCGCACCCTCAG GTTGAAGATAGACGAATCTGATACCGAGACCCAGAGAGTGCTGACGGAGATGAGAGAGAGCAACCCACAACTGCGCATCGACGGTGGAAACCCAGATCCCCGGGAACGCAGGCCTTCCTCCCGGGACTTCCTCTTCTGA